Part of the Candidatus Brocadia sinica JPN1 genome, AATCATATTTTGCCAGAGAAGAATGATCAAAATGATTTTCAATTTGTCCCGACTGTTTCAGATTATACAAATGCTGAATGACATTGATTATATCTTCTTTTCTATTATCCACCACCACACCACATTTTTGTTTACTAATGATCTTCGCCGCAATATCTTGCTCATCATATTTAATCGCTAAAATAGGGCGTTGCGCGCCAAAGTATTCATATATTTTCCCGGGTATCTGATAACCATTCAACCATCCAAAGAGCAATAATACATCAGCGCCTTTTTGTAATGCGATAACTTTTTGGGAATTTTGATGGCCAAGAAAGATAATCTTTGTGTTCAATTGCTTTTCTTCGACCCATTTAACGTAGTGAGAGTCAATATGCCCGGCTATTAATACTTCCACATTTTGATTGCTTAAGGATTTAATTGCTTCAAAAAAAACGTATGGCTCACGAAGCCCATTATAAAACGAACCTGTGTAAACTATACGAAATATCTTACCTTTTTCAGGTATTATTTCCTGATATTTCCGAATATCACAACCCTGAGAAATAACATCAATTCCTTTAGGGTCGAGAAACGGATAATGTTTCACAAAACCTTTTGCCGTCGATTCTGTAGTTACTATGATATGGTCTACGTTTTTTAATAGGTGCCCTTCAATGTGTTTATCGATATAATATCTCCATCGATGGAAGCCCGGGTAGAATGACCAGGGATCTCCATAATCAACAATCCATTTGGTTCCTGTCCACTTTTTGAAATAATAACCGAGGATATGATCGGTAAAAGGGTACCCTGATGAAATAATGAGATCATACTTCTTTTTTTTCAGTTTCATGAGCGCAATAAGCGCATAAGGCAGCCATACAATGCATTTATCAGGGATGAGGAGGGGTTCGACAATCCTGGTAAAGGCTCTCTTTATATGGCTTCGCACTGTAGTTTGAAGAAATGTCCCGAAGGTCTTCACTCCATTACTTTTTGGAGGTAAATGATCGTAACTAAAGCTATAAATTGGACCCGGGTAGGTGCGAATGACATTTACCTCTTTTGGGATGGCATCAAGCAGTTTTTCGTCGTAAGCGGGATGTTTTTTTGACGCGAGTGTTGTTAGGATATCAATTTCGTACCCCTGACAAATTAAATATTTAACAAACTGCCCCCAACGCAAGGCTCTCGGGCCGGCGATAGGAAGGAATGTGTGGCAAATCAAAAGAAGTCTTTTCCCCATAAAAATAGCCTTATCAGTCAAGATATTTTATCTTATTTTGTGTATATACGGTTTTTTGGGTATATTTATGTTATGGAAACAGGCATATTGCCCTAATAATTATCGGCAACAAGTATAATTTAATTAGCAATATACCTGGAAAGACCTTCTTTTAATGGTGCCACCTGTAACGGAAAAATATCCTTTTGCAACAATTTATCAACTATTATTTTATCATGGGGATACGTTTTTAGCTTATCTTCGAGTTGAATCCCTTTTTTGGAAAACAGCGAAAATACTTTTATTATAATATCTATAACCGATAGAGGGATGTAGCATTTATATTTTTTAACGCCAATAATCTCAGAAATTACATCAACAAGCCCGGTATAAGAAACGATTTCCTTCCCCACCAAAAACAGCGTCCTGTCTTTGAACTGGCACAAATTGTTTAGTGTCTCACAGATTGCTTTTATTACATCATCAATATAAACAGGTTGAAGTTTATATTTTCCATTTCCCAGGAGATAAATTATTTTTCTGTTTTTAACAGCATGTACGAGCCTTGCAATAGTTCCGTCATCCCCGTTGCCGTAAATAACAGATGGCCGTAAGATAGTAAAATTCAATCCGGATTTCCGAACAATGTCTTCGGCTTTTTCCTTAGACTTTGAATAGCGGTTTTTTACAGGCAACACGGTATTAAGTGTGCTAAAAAACACAAATTGTTCGACACCGTATTGTCTACTTGACTCAACTAAATTTCGGGTTCCCTCTACATTAACCTGGCAAACAACTTCCGGATCAGGGCTTTGTATGACCGCTGCCAGATGCACAACCTGCCGCGCCCCTTTTACAGCGCTATCTATCACCTTCTTGTCCCTTATGTCCCCTTGAATGACCTCAATGTGTTTATCGCAAATATTTATTTTTGCAGGTTCATTTCTGACCAAACAACGAACCCTTTTCTGCTGTCCCGCCAGGGCATTAACAAGATGATAACCTACAAACCCGGCGGCGCCTGTTACTAAAATCATGACGCCAATACCTTAGTCTTAATAAATTTCGATATCCACTTAAGTCTAAAATAATAGGAATTATATGCCTTCCCTTTCAGTTTGATTAGCCGCTCTTTGGAAAGATTTTTGTGCTTATACACCGGCGTATGGATATCATAATTTTCAAAGTCATAGTCCAGAATGAGATTCGCCTTATCCATGTCCTGGAAGAACTGTGTTCCGGGATATGGGGTGCTGATAGTAAATTGTGCGCCAATGGTATTGAGTTTTTTGGCGTATTCAATCGTCTCTAAAATTGATTGTTCCGTATCGTCGGGCAAGCCTAAAATATAAAATGCGGTCACTGCGATTTTCTTTTTGTCACAGTAATTCAAAATTCGTTCCTGATGTTCGGTATTAATTGGTTTTCTTCCCGTATTGCTCAGGATTGTTTTGTTGGCAGACTCGATGCCAACCTTTATTGCGCGCAATCCTGAATCATAAAGCAGATCAATCAGCGCTTCATCCAGACAATTCAGGTGAGTTTCACAAACATAATGGACATCTATCTTTCTTTTCATTATTTCTCTTGCAATAAGAGAGACCCTTTCCTTGTTAATGGTAAATATGGGATCTCTGAAGAGAAGGAGACACGCGTTTAATTTCCTTACGAGGAACTCAATCTCATCTACCACATTGTTTGGACTTCTATCACGCCATTTTTTCCCAGCCGTGATAGGATACGGGCAATAACTTGCACAAGAGAACGTGCAACCGCGGCTTGACACAATAGGAAAAAACCGTTTACCTCCGGAAAACATGAAATAGGGCTTATATTTGAAACTATCCAGGGGGAAAATCTCCCAATCCGGAAACGGCAATGTATCAAGGTTTTCTACGATACCGGCTTCAACAATACCGTTTGGAAGCGGAGAGCGTAAATCAAATTTCATGAAAAATGACTCAGGTTCTCCTTTTATTACAAAATCAACATGTGGCAAATAAATCTCCGGCTTTACTGTCGCGAAAGGGCCTACGATACAAATTTTGGCGGATATCTGTTCCTTAATTCTCCTCACGTACTCGATTTCATTTCTAAAATCCACTATAGAACTATAGATAATAACCAAATCAGTTTCCTCCGGCGGCGCTGCATCACTGACCACGGAAACCACATGGCCTCGTTCTTTCAGTATTCCCGCAAGATAGCCCATGGCAAGGACCGGATAATTAATCCCTTCTTTCTTCAAAAATGTCAAAATTCTCGCCATGAACGAATCGCCAAAATGACTGACCGTTCCCATGCCGCCTGAAACATCTTTATTGACAAAACCTTTTTTCCGGGACTTTGTTTGTAAAAGCGCTATTTTCATCTTGTTTGCCTCTTCTCGATAACAGATTCCAAAACCCTTTGAAACTTGTCAGCTTGTTTTTCCCACGAAATGCTTTCGATAAATTTTATTCCACTTTCAGACATTTTTTGTAGTTGCGCCGGCGAAGCTTTGAGCCTGGCCACACTATCTGCAATTTTTTCTGGGTCATTCACTGGCACCAGTTCAATGGCGCCTGATATTTTAGCAAGATAGGGCACATCACCGACGGGCGTAGCTATCACCGGTGTTCCAAATGACATCGCCTCTAAGTACGTAATTGGAAATACCTCGTGATAAGACGTCCGTATCATCAAATCCGCCCGTTTTATTAATTGGTTCTTGATGTCACCCAGAACCGGACCAATCACGGAAATATACTCTTCTATACCAGAGCGGCTTGATTCTTCTTTAATTTCCTTTTCCAGTTCACCACTTCCCGCGAAAATCAGATTAACCTTAATACCCCTCATTTTCAAAATTTTTATCGCCTCTACCAAATCAAAAATTCCTTTTTCTTTAATAAACCTCCCAAGATAGAGCAATACAAAGGACTCATCCCCAATACCGTATTTTTTTAAAATATCGGTATCGGGTTTTACTTCCTGAAAATCCATTCCTGGATGAATCAGAAAGAGTTTATCCTGAGACAGCTTATGAACATCCAGCAAAAATTTTGTAAGCGAATCCCCCACCGAAATTACCGCGTCTGCATAATTC contains:
- a CDS encoding glycosyltransferase; translation: MGKRLLLICHTFLPIAGPRALRWGQFVKYLICQGYEIDILTTLASKKHPAYDEKLLDAIPKEVNVIRTYPGPIYSFSYDHLPPKSNGVKTFGTFLQTTVRSHIKRAFTRIVEPLLIPDKCIVWLPYALIALMKLKKKKYDLIISSGYPFTDHILGYYFKKWTGTKWIVDYGDPWSFYPGFHRWRYYIDKHIEGHLLKNVDHIIVTTESTAKGFVKHYPFLDPKGIDVISQGCDIRKYQEIIPEKGKIFRIVYTGSFYNGLREPYVFFEAIKSLSNQNVEVLIAGHIDSHYVKWVEEKQLNTKIIFLGHQNSQKVIALQKGADVLLLFGWLNGYQIPGKIYEYFGAQRPILAIKYDEQDIAAKIISKQKCGVVVDNRKEDIINVIQHLYNLKQSGQIENHFDHSSLAKYDWQSLARKLEKTIDGVIEHDKELP
- a CDS encoding NAD-dependent epimerase/dehydratase family protein encodes the protein MILVTGAAGFVGYHLVNALAGQQKRVRCLVRNEPAKINICDKHIEVIQGDIRDKKVIDSAVKGARQVVHLAAVIQSPDPEVVCQVNVEGTRNLVESSRQYGVEQFVFFSTLNTVLPVKNRYSKSKEKAEDIVRKSGLNFTILRPSVIYGNGDDGTIARLVHAVKNRKIIYLLGNGKYKLQPVYIDDVIKAICETLNNLCQFKDRTLFLVGKEIVSYTGLVDVISEIIGVKKYKCYIPLSVIDIIIKVFSLFSKKGIQLEDKLKTYPHDKIIVDKLLQKDIFPLQVAPLKEGLSRYIAN
- a CDS encoding B12-binding domain-containing radical SAM protein, which translates into the protein MKIALLQTKSRKKGFVNKDVSGGMGTVSHFGDSFMARILTFLKKEGINYPVLAMGYLAGILKERGHVVSVVSDAAPPEETDLVIIYSSIVDFRNEIEYVRRIKEQISAKICIVGPFATVKPEIYLPHVDFVIKGEPESFFMKFDLRSPLPNGIVEAGIVENLDTLPFPDWEIFPLDSFKYKPYFMFSGGKRFFPIVSSRGCTFSCASYCPYPITAGKKWRDRSPNNVVDEIEFLVRKLNACLLLFRDPIFTINKERVSLIAREIMKRKIDVHYVCETHLNCLDEALIDLLYDSGLRAIKVGIESANKTILSNTGRKPINTEHQERILNYCDKKKIAVTAFYILGLPDDTEQSILETIEYAKKLNTIGAQFTISTPYPGTQFFQDMDKANLILDYDFENYDIHTPVYKHKNLSKERLIKLKGKAYNSYYFRLKWISKFIKTKVLAS
- a CDS encoding glycosyltransferase family 4 protein, translated to MIRLLILGCKDFPPFYNKKIISGGMEVYTYELVKRLAERLDISLIKGKNGKTNDKTFSKDIKVYDAAILGNSVLQPVSLTVSSFFKTLKLIKQTDVINAQTPLSALIGAFCKFFLKKPYVVCVHIFGSTKEHAGNNLFARVYFVIEKLTLNYADAVISVGDSLTKFLLDVHKLSQDKLFLIHPGMDFQEVKPDTDILKKYGIGDESFVLLYLGRFIKEKGIFDLVEAIKILKMRGIKVNLIFAGSGELEKEIKEESSRSGIEEYISVIGPVLGDIKNQLIKRADLMIRTSYHEVFPITYLEAMSFGTPVIATPVGDVPYLAKISGAIELVPVNDPEKIADSVARLKASPAQLQKMSESGIKFIESISWEKQADKFQRVLESVIEKRQTR